The following proteins are co-located in the Solanum pennellii chromosome 1, SPENNV200 genome:
- the LOC107003950 gene encoding 60S ribosomal protein L30-like yields the protein MVAAKKTKKTHESINNRLALVMKSGKYTLGYKTVLKTIRSSKAKLVIIANNCPPIRKSEIEYYAMLAKVGVHHYNGNNVDLGTACGKYFRVCCLSIIDPGDSDIIKSLPSDQ from the exons ATGGTGGCTGCAAAGAAGACC AAGAAGACTCATGAGAGTATCAACAACAGGCTCGCTCTTGTTATGAAGAGCGGGAAGTATACATTGGGATACAAAACTGTTCTCAAAACAATTAGAAGCTCCAAAG CAAAACTTGTCATCATTGCCAACAACTGTCCTCCTATCAGGAAGTCTGAGATAGAGTACTATGCTATGTTGGCCAAGGTTGGAGTTCACCACTACAACGGAA ACAACGTAGACTTGGGGACTGCCTGTGGTAAATACTTCAGAGTTTGTTGCCTCAGTATTATTGACCCAG GTGATTCTGATATTATAAAAAGCTTGCCTTCTGACCAGTGA